One window of Entelurus aequoreus isolate RoL-2023_Sb linkage group LG06, RoL_Eaeq_v1.1, whole genome shotgun sequence genomic DNA carries:
- the LOC133651529 gene encoding uncharacterized protein LOC133651529 isoform X1 — translation MLNLKIFLMTLGFTRLVTGGSLIRSVWILPKNWPIGWMWVKMSLWHRTFQRKNLDRRRACLSVLLALCFLPFGSFARKRTRELLWEANDRGTIFHRSEPTFDASYNIFCERIIRQRIIVNQEAGSIKEKADWTFPNWCFKRNICELDFVETLSADKLIDRLPHPSGTDTTESTAVSQGESDTEHMARTTAGPQTTENSRTL, via the exons ATGTTGAATTTAAAGATATTCCTGATGACGCTGGGCTTCACCCGACTTGTTACCGGCGGTTCATTGATAAGAAGCGTTTGGATTCTACCGAAAAACTGGCCAATCGGCTGGATGTGGGTCAAGATGAGTTTGTGGCATCGGACATTCCAAAGAAAAAACTTAGATCGAAGACGGGCTTGCCTATCGGTTCTGCTGGCCCTGTGCTTCCTGCCATTTGGATCATTTGCAAGAAAACGTACAAGAGAGTTACTGTGGGAGGCAAACGACAGAGGGACCATCTTTCACAg AAGTGAACCAACCTTTGATGCCAGCTACAACATATTCTGCGAGAGGATCATCCGCCAAAGAATAATTGTTAATCAGGAG GCAGGATCAATTAAAGAGAAGGCTGACTGGACTTTCCCCAACTGGTGTTTCAAGCGCAACATCTGCGAACTGGATTTTGTTGAGACATTGTCTGCAGATAAGCTGATAGACAGGCTACCTCATCCATCAGGTACAGACACAACTGAGTCAACTGCAGTAAGCCAAGGTGAAAGTGACACTGAACACATGGCAAGAACAACAGCTGGTCCGCAAACTACTGAGAACTCGAGGACACTTTAA
- the LOC133651529 gene encoding uncharacterized protein LOC133651529 isoform X2 → MLNLKIFLMTLGFTRLVTGGSLIRSVWILPKNWPIGWMWVKMSLWHRTFQRKNLDRRRACLSVLLALCFLPFGSFARKRTRELLWEANDRGTIFHSEPTFDASYNIFCERIIRQRIIVNQEAGSIKEKADWTFPNWCFKRNICELDFVETLSADKLIDRLPHPSGTDTTESTAVSQGESDTEHMARTTAGPQTTENSRTL, encoded by the exons ATGTTGAATTTAAAGATATTCCTGATGACGCTGGGCTTCACCCGACTTGTTACCGGCGGTTCATTGATAAGAAGCGTTTGGATTCTACCGAAAAACTGGCCAATCGGCTGGATGTGGGTCAAGATGAGTTTGTGGCATCGGACATTCCAAAGAAAAAACTTAGATCGAAGACGGGCTTGCCTATCGGTTCTGCTGGCCCTGTGCTTCCTGCCATTTGGATCATTTGCAAGAAAACGTACAAGAGAGTTACTGTGGGAGGCAAACGACAGAGGGACCATCTTTCACAg TGAACCAACCTTTGATGCCAGCTACAACATATTCTGCGAGAGGATCATCCGCCAAAGAATAATTGTTAATCAGGAG GCAGGATCAATTAAAGAGAAGGCTGACTGGACTTTCCCCAACTGGTGTTTCAAGCGCAACATCTGCGAACTGGATTTTGTTGAGACATTGTCTGCAGATAAGCTGATAGACAGGCTACCTCATCCATCAGGTACAGACACAACTGAGTCAACTGCAGTAAGCCAAGGTGAAAGTGACACTGAACACATGGCAAGAACAACAGCTGGTCCGCAAACTACTGAGAACTCGAGGACACTTTAA